Proteins encoded by one window of Drosophila melanogaster chromosome X:
- the SkpC gene encoding SKP1-related C codes for MDAPTIKLESSDGMIFSTEVRAAKLSETIKTMLEVSAVENDENAIVPLPKVNAFILSKILTWIYHHKDDDAHGAEGVELSPQSPHDISAWDANFINVDQPTLFEIILAANYLEIKGLVDLCCKTVANMIRGKTPEEIRHTFNIPDEIPSRTAQLGEDL; via the coding sequence ATGGATGCTCCCACCATCAAGCTTGAGTCCTCGGATGGGATGATCTTTTCAACGGAAGTCCGAGCCGCCAAGCTCTCCGAAACCATCAAGACCATGTTGGAGGTCTCTGCCGTGGAGAACGACGAGAATGCCATTGTGCCGCTGCCCAAGGTGAACGCGTTCATCCTATCCAAGATTCTGACCTGGATCTATCACCACAAGGACGATGATGCCCATGGAGCGGAGGGCGTGGAGTTGAGCCCGCAAAGCCCACATGACATCTCAGCCTGGGACGCCAACTTTATTAACGTCGATCAACCCACCTTGTTCGAAATCATACTGGCCGCCAACTATCTGGAGATCAAGGGCCTAGTGGATCTCTGTTGCAAGACGGTGGCCAATATGATTAGGGGAAAGACTCCCGAGGAGATCCGCCACACGTTCAACATCCCGGACGAAATACCGAGCAGGACGGCCCAGTTGGGCGAAGACCTGTGA
- the SkpE gene encoding SKP1-related E, giving the protein MVTPTIKLESSEGVIFPTEVRVAMVSETIKTMLDHFAVQNDENAIVPLHSVSTFTLGKILAWANHHKDDDDQSTEGEELKPRRPYAISPWDAIFLMVNSTTLLEIILAAKQLQIKGLLELTYNVVANMIRGKTPEEIRFIFNIPEDVSPSVDGELRWKDLFLWPMDF; this is encoded by the coding sequence ATGGTTACTCCCACCATCAAGCTTGAGTCCTCGGAAGGGGTGATCTTTCCGACGGAAGTCCGAGTCGCCATGGTCTCCGAAACCATCAAGACCATGTTGGATCACTTTGCCGTGCAGAACGACGAGAATGCCATCGTGCCCCTGCACTCGGTGAGCACGTTCACCCTGGGCAAGATTCTAGCCTGGGCCAATCACCACAAGGACGATGATGATCAGTCAACGGAGGGTGAGGAGCTGAAGCCACGTCGCCCATATGCCATCTCCCCATGGGACGCCATCTTCTTGATGGTCAATTCAACCACCTTGCTCGAAATCATACTGGCCGCCAAACAACTGCAGATCAAGGGCCTACTGGAACTCACCTACAATGTGGTGGCCAATATGATTAGGGGCAAGACTCCCGAGGAGATCCGCTTCATCTTCAACATTCCGGAAGACGTCTCGCCATCCGTGGACGGGGAGTTGAGATGGAAAGACCTGTTTTTGTGGCCCATGGATTTCTGA
- the SkpD gene encoding SKP1-related D, with protein MDAPTIKLESSDGVIFSTEVKAAKLSETIKTMLEVSAVENDENAVVPLPKVNAFILNKILTWAYHHKDDDDQAAEGEELTPQSPHDISPWDANFINVDQPILFEITVAANYLEIKGLEDLCCKTLANMIRGKTPEEIRQTFNIEDDLPIDTAELGEDL; from the coding sequence ATGGATGCTCCCACCATCAAGCTTGAGTCCTCGGATGGGGTGATCTTTTCAACGGAAGTCAAAGCCGCCAAGCTCTCCGAAACCATCAAGACCATGTTGGAGGTCTCTGCCGTGGAGAACGACGAGAATGCCGTTGTGCCGCTGCCCAAGGTGAACGCGTTCATCCTAAACAAGATTCTGACCTGGGCCTATCACCACAAGGACGATGATGACCAGGCAGCGGAGGGCGAGGAGTTGACCCCGCAAAGCCCACATGACATCTCACCCTGGGACGCCAACTTTATTAACGTCGATCAACCCATCTTGTTCGAAATTACAGTGGCCGCCAACTATCTGGAGATTAAGGGCCTAGAGGATCTCTGTTGCAAGACGTTGGCCAATATGATTAGGGGAAAGACTCCCGAGGAGATCCGCCAGACGTTCAACATCGAAGACGATTTACCGATCGATACGGCCGAGTTGGGCGAAGACCTGTGA